The Sphaerisporangium siamense genome includes the window TGCGGCCCCGGACGAACCCCGGCCGGACCACCATCACGCGGGCGCCCGAGCCGTGCAGGGCGTCGCCGAGCCCTTGGGCGAAGCCGTCCAGGCCCGCCTTCGCGGCGCCGTACACGAAGTTCGCCCGCCGCACGCGCACGCCCGCGACCGAGGAGAGCACGACGAGCGTGCCGTGCCCCTGCTCGCGCAACCGGCGGGCCACCGACAGGCCGGCGGAGACGTGGCCGCCGAGGTTGACGGCCATCGACTCGGCCGCCGACACCGGGTCGTCCTCGTAGGCGGCCTGGTCGCCGAGCACGCCGAACGCGGCGATCACGACGTCGAGGTCGCCGGCCAGGCGCACGGCGGTGTCGATCACCTTGGCGTGCGTCTCGGGGTGGGCGGCGTCGAAGTCGATCTCGTGCACCTCGGCCCCGAGCCGCGCGAGCCGCCCGACGGGCCCGTTGTGGTGCGCGTCGCCGCCCCCTTCCCGGTCGGCGGCGCCGGCCGCGGGCCCGTCCGCGCCGGCGGGGCGCGACGCCGTGACCGGAGTGGGGCGGGTCGCCAGGACGACCGTGCGGGCGCCCGCGCGGACCAGGAGCTCGGCCGTCGCGAGGCCGATCTCGCTGCGTCCGCCGAGCAGCAGCACCGTGTCGACGGAGCCGAGGGCGTTCTTCACCGGTCCGGCCTCCTCGCCAGATCGCACGTCACGGGCCGAGCCTCCTCGCCGGGTCACACGTCACAGGCCGAGCCTCCTCGCGAGGTCGGAGCGGAACACGCCCTCGGGGTCCAGGCGCCGTCGTATCCTCGCC containing:
- a CDS encoding SDR family NAD(P)-dependent oxidoreductase; amino-acid sequence: MKNALGSVDTVLLLGGRSEIGLATAELLVRAGARTVVLATRPTPVTASRPAGADGPAAGAADREGGGDAHHNGPVGRLARLGAEVHEIDFDAAHPETHAKVIDTAVRLAGDLDVVIAAFGVLGDQAAYEDDPVSAAESMAVNLGGHVSAGLSVARRLREQGHGTLVVLSSVAGVRVRRANFVYGAAKAGLDGFAQGLGDALHGSGARVMVVRPGFVRGRMTKGLPAAPMATTPAEVAVAIVQGLRDGSPVVWVPRGLRLVFTAMRVLPRTLWRRLPR